The proteins below are encoded in one region of Paenibacillus albus:
- a CDS encoding voltage-gated chloride channel family protein, giving the protein MRTFVKWILYGFIVGVLSGLASALFLAGLDAVTDVREAHAWLLFLLPLAGAAVSYMYLKRGGAASRGNNLIVEQIRGLQEDGAERVPLRMAPMILLGTWVTHLFGGSAGREGTAVQMGGSLADLAARYLQANAVDRRILLLSGISGGFGAVFGTPLAGAVFALEVVTMGRRVAHKAIIAVVISAFVGDWLTRELGIKHLSYSIGVIPPFSMILLLKVAAAAICFGLMSWLFVMGIKQLKGILSRIVSRAYVRSFIGGMVVIALVYIAGSRTYLGLSLPLLVQSFHEQLPTVDFIWKSVFTVITLGSGFLGGEVTPLFVIGAALGNALAPLLHLSVPFLAGLGLIAVFAGASNTPIACVVLGCELFGGAGIGYMILVCLISYMFSGHAGIYESQLHGVPKPRYLIRVPGARLLLERANAKKKGRAAPH; this is encoded by the coding sequence ATGCGTACATTTGTCAAATGGATCTTATATGGTTTCATAGTCGGCGTCTTATCTGGCTTAGCGTCTGCACTGTTCTTGGCGGGGCTTGATGCTGTAACGGATGTGCGCGAAGCACATGCTTGGCTGCTCTTTCTGCTTCCGCTTGCAGGAGCGGCGGTGAGCTATATGTATTTAAAGAGAGGCGGAGCTGCTTCTCGAGGCAACAATCTTATTGTGGAACAGATTCGCGGCTTGCAAGAGGATGGAGCTGAACGTGTACCGCTTCGAATGGCGCCAATGATCTTACTGGGCACATGGGTGACGCATCTGTTCGGCGGTTCAGCAGGACGAGAAGGGACTGCAGTTCAGATGGGCGGCAGTCTCGCGGATCTCGCAGCACGATACCTGCAAGCGAATGCCGTAGATCGGCGGATTCTATTGTTATCCGGCATAAGCGGCGGCTTTGGAGCTGTATTCGGAACTCCTCTCGCTGGTGCCGTGTTTGCACTCGAAGTGGTTACGATGGGAAGAAGAGTCGCTCACAAGGCGATCATCGCTGTCGTCATCTCGGCATTCGTTGGAGATTGGCTAACGCGCGAGCTTGGCATCAAACATCTCTCCTACAGTATTGGCGTTATTCCGCCATTCTCGATGATTCTGCTCCTGAAAGTGGCTGCAGCTGCTATCTGTTTCGGCCTCATGAGCTGGCTGTTCGTGATGGGAATCAAGCAGCTCAAAGGTATTCTCAGCCGCATCGTTTCGCGTGCATATGTAAGAAGCTTCATCGGCGGAATGGTTGTCATTGCGCTGGTTTATATCGCCGGATCGAGGACCTATCTCGGACTTAGCTTGCCCTTGCTCGTTCAATCGTTTCATGAGCAGCTGCCCACAGTCGATTTCATCTGGAAAAGCGTCTTCACTGTCATTACACTCGGTTCGGGCTTTCTAGGCGGGGAAGTGACGCCGCTCTTCGTCATAGGCGCCGCGCTTGGCAATGCGCTCGCTCCGCTACTACATCTCAGTGTTCCGTTCCTCGCCGGACTTGGCCTGATTGCCGTATTCGCCGGGGCATCCAACACGCCTATCGCTTGCGTCGTGCTCGGCTGCGAGCTGTTCGGAGGCGCTGGAATCGGCTACATGATTCTCGTCTGTCTGATCAGCTATATGTTCTCCGGGCA